TCAGGAACGTCGCCAGTGGAAATTCGCGTTTCCAAACCGTCTTCATCCATTGACTGACGGCGAACCGACTGATAGCGCCACAAAAAGCACCGATGGCAAGGGAGAGTAATTCCATTCACTCACGTCCTTTCGTCACGCGACGTAGCCGTCTTGTCCCAAGCGTATAACCGAGATAAGACAGGAATAAGCCACCAAACAGACTGATGAGAACATATAAAAGGGCATCCGTTACATGATGTGTTTGGATTAAGGTCACCGTTTCTACACTGAACGTCGAGAACGTCGTGAACGATCCAATGAATCCTGTTCCGATTGCTGTAATCGCATACTGGTGTAAGAGTTTCGTTCGAAATAAAAAGTGTGTCGCATAGCCGAGCAGAAAGCTCCCAATTAAGTTGATTGCAAGCGTCGGCCACGGGAAAGGACCGGTCGTCAAGTCGCCAATCAGCAGTCCGAGTCCATAACGAGCAGAGGCTCCAAGAATACCTGCGAGACCTACGAGTACATAGAGCATATGAATCCTCTTTTCTTGAAAAAAGTCTACATTAAACGTACTCCTGGCTTTAAGAAAGCGTCAAGAAAAAAAGTCACGCGAGGGACTTAACGATTGAATTCTTTCTACCGATGAACAACTGTATGACTTTAATAAGGTGAAGGAGTTTGAACAAGATGGTATCTGCCCTCGAGCAACAAAGTACAAAGATTTTGTCCCGCCTGATTGCAACGTTAATTACCATTGCGCATCCATTGATTTTTTTATTTGCCCAAATGAATTACGTTCCGATCAGTGTGTTTTATCAGTTTTTAGTCGGTGGTTTGATCTTGACGGTCGCGTTGCTTGCTGGCAACCGTCTACTTGGACATCGTCCGAGTGGGAAATACGTCCAAGTGACGTTAACCTATTTCGTACTCGCTTTAGTCTTGACGACATTACCGTCGCCAAGCATTTGGACGATCGTCTATCTCTATTTGACGATTTCGATCGTCTACT
This window of the Exiguobacterium acetylicum genome carries:
- the crcB gene encoding fluoride efflux transporter CrcB; amino-acid sequence: MLYVLVGLAGILGASARYGLGLLIGDLTTGPFPWPTLAINLIGSFLLGYATHFLFRTKLLHQYAITAIGTGFIGSFTTFSTFSVETVTLIQTHHVTDALLYVLISLFGGLFLSYLGYTLGTRRLRRVTKGRE